From one Shewanella sp. GD04112 genomic stretch:
- the acs gene encoding acetate--CoA ligase, with product MSSQSLYKVSGNIAANALVNNDQYKKMYQESIVNPEGFWREHGKRIDWIKPYTKIKKTTFDDHNLSINWFYDGTLNASANCLDRHLAEHSDRVAIIWEGDNASEQRKITYGELHTQVCKFANALRSQGVRRGDIVTIYMPMVPEAAVAMLACARIGAVHSVVFGGFSPDSIASRVIDGKSKVVITADEGMRGGRAIPLKRNIDDALKHPDVTSVEKVIVLKRTGGKVDWVEGRDVWWHSLVETASEHCAIEEMGAEDPLFLLYTSGSTGNPKGVLHTTGGYMVYASMTHEYVFDYKPGEIYWCTADVGWITGHSYMVYGPLANGATVLIHEGIPNYPSPARLGEMIDRHKVNILYTAPTLIRALMAEGKQHFDKYDGSSLRIMGSVGEPINPEAWRWYHEVIGHEHCPIVDTWWQTETGGILITPLPGATDTKPGSATRPFFGVQPALVDNMGNILEGATEGNLVLLDSWPGQMRTVYGDHERFVLTYFKTFRGMYFTGDGARRDEDGYYWITGRVDDVINVSGHRLGTAEVESALVSHELVAEAAVVGYPHDIKGQGIYAYVTLTRGTEESEELRQELRQWVRKEIGALATPDLIQWATGLPKTRSGKIMRRFLRKIAANEVTNLGDASTLADPAVIETLIETRLNRNE from the coding sequence ATGAGCTCGCAGTCTCTCTACAAAGTCTCCGGCAATATCGCTGCCAATGCACTTGTAAATAACGATCAATATAAAAAAATGTACCAAGAGTCGATTGTCAATCCAGAGGGTTTCTGGAGAGAGCACGGCAAACGGATCGATTGGATAAAGCCATACACTAAAATCAAAAAAACCACTTTTGACGATCATAACTTATCGATTAACTGGTTCTACGACGGCACCCTAAACGCCTCAGCCAACTGCTTAGATCGCCATCTAGCAGAGCACAGCGACCGCGTTGCCATCATTTGGGAAGGCGATAACGCCAGCGAACAACGTAAAATCACCTACGGTGAGCTGCATACACAAGTGTGTAAGTTTGCCAACGCCCTACGCAGCCAAGGCGTGCGTCGTGGGGATATTGTGACCATTTATATGCCAATGGTGCCAGAAGCGGCTGTCGCTATGCTGGCCTGTGCCCGCATCGGTGCCGTGCACTCGGTTGTCTTTGGTGGCTTCTCACCCGATTCTATCGCTTCACGGGTCATCGACGGTAAATCTAAAGTGGTTATCACCGCCGATGAAGGTATGCGTGGTGGCCGCGCGATCCCACTCAAACGCAACATCGACGATGCGCTAAAACATCCTGATGTCACCAGCGTTGAGAAGGTGATTGTACTTAAACGTACTGGCGGCAAGGTTGACTGGGTAGAAGGCCGCGATGTGTGGTGGCATTCTTTGGTTGAAACCGCATCCGAGCACTGCGCCATTGAAGAAATGGGCGCCGAAGATCCGCTCTTCTTGCTTTATACCTCTGGTTCAACTGGTAATCCCAAGGGCGTATTGCACACCACCGGCGGTTATATGGTGTATGCCTCTATGACCCATGAGTATGTGTTCGATTACAAACCCGGTGAGATTTACTGGTGTACCGCCGACGTGGGTTGGATCACGGGTCATTCCTACATGGTGTACGGCCCACTCGCTAACGGTGCTACCGTGCTTATCCACGAAGGGATCCCTAATTACCCAAGCCCTGCACGTTTAGGCGAGATGATTGACCGTCACAAGGTGAATATCCTCTACACGGCGCCGACACTTATCCGTGCACTGATGGCCGAAGGTAAACAGCATTTTGACAAGTATGATGGCAGCTCGTTGCGCATCATGGGCTCTGTGGGTGAACCCATCAACCCTGAAGCTTGGCGCTGGTACCACGAGGTCATCGGCCATGAGCATTGCCCGATTGTCGATACTTGGTGGCAAACCGAAACCGGCGGCATTTTGATTACGCCGTTACCAGGCGCAACCGATACCAAACCTGGCTCGGCGACTCGCCCCTTCTTTGGGGTACAACCGGCGCTCGTGGACAACATGGGTAACATTTTAGAAGGCGCTACCGAAGGTAACTTAGTGCTGCTCGACTCATGGCCAGGCCAGATGCGTACCGTATATGGCGACCATGAACGCTTCGTGCTGACCTACTTCAAAACCTTCCGTGGCATGTACTTTACCGGTGACGGCGCGCGCCGCGATGAAGACGGTTACTACTGGATCACCGGCCGTGTAGACGACGTGATTAACGTCTCTGGACACAGATTAGGCACAGCAGAGGTAGAAAGTGCACTGGTGTCACACGAACTGGTCGCTGAAGCCGCCGTTGTGGGCTATCCCCATGATATTAAAGGCCAAGGTATTTATGCCTATGTGACGTTAACCCGCGGCACAGAAGAGAGTGAAGAACTTCGCCAAGAGCTGCGCCAATGGGTTCGCAAAGAAATTGGCGCCCTGGCCACACCGGATCTTATCCAGTGGGCAACAGGATTACCTAAGACCCGTTCTGGCAAAATCATGCGCCGCTTCCTGCGTAAGATTGCCGCGAACGAAGTGACCAACTTAGGTGATGCATCAACGCTGGCCGATCCAGCCGTGATTGAGACCTTGATTGAAACTCGCTTGAATCGTAACGAGTAA